GGGGTACAAGCCATTCTATCCTCTCGGCACTTGTTGTCGGCATTCTCTGTAGTATTCTCTTATACATTCTCTCTCGACATCTCGTGAGTATGGTTATGCAGTTTATTTTTGGACAATCTATAGTTATCTCTGACATGTCGCAACAGAACCCTATTGATGCCAATCGGAACGCGTGGATTGGCTTTTTTATTGGCTCTAGTTCTGTCATTATTCACATACTTGGCGATTTGCTCACACCATCTGGAATCCGTCCATTGTTACCGTTTGCGCCGTTTCGGCTCTCTCTCGGCATCGTTCCCGATCAAGGATGGACGCAGTTCGTACTCTTCATTGGTGGT
The nucleotide sequence above comes from Halocatena marina. Encoded proteins:
- a CDS encoding metal-dependent hydrolase, coding for MDRHGHVGFNLLVFAPVAYYFLHTDQTTLAMIGILGLFMLEPLPDIISGIPGVQNRGTSHSILSALVVGILCSILLYILSRHLVSMVMQFIFGQSIVISDMSQQNPIDANRNAWIGFFIGSSSVIIHILGDLLTPSGIRPLLPFAPFRLSLGIVPDQGWTQFVLFIGGVLTFGWVIVSKYPVVGRALLNSLGLYLL